TGGCGGCTGCCCGGCTGGTGCAGGATGAACtccgggcaggatgggcagcGGGACAGGCAGTACCACCTGGGCAGgatgctccccatccccatcccatccctttccccatcccatcccctccaattcccatccccatcccatccctttccccatcccatcccctccaattcccatcccatccctttccccatcccatcccctccaATCCCCATCCCATCGCGCCTCTTTAAGCGTGTTGCTCCTTTTCTGCTCATGTCCCCTCGCAGCCATCTGCAACGGTGTAGTTTCCTTTTGCAGCCGGGCATTGTGTAGGTCTGAAGGACTGATTGGGGTGGCATGGTGGCACAGTGACTTGGTGGCAGGGACACTGGCCAGGGCCTTGGAGGCAGCCCAGCTCGCTAAGCAAATGATATAGCAGAAAAGGGGACACTTCTTCAAACTTGATTACTCGCCGTTAGCTTTAACTGCACTGTCTCCGTTTAAATGTGATTTACATATATCTCTCATATTGTGGTTTAAGTATTTCCCCAGGGTGAGGGAATGAATAAGTTTCATTATCACTACTTAGGAGAGGCTGAGGTTTCAGCTCTCGGCTCACGCTGCATAATCGAATGAGGACCTGAGCCGGCTCCTGCTTTCACGCCAGCTGTTATATGAAAATGATAAACTTTGCTTTTGCCCAGCCAGGCGGCCAGGCCCCACCAGGTACACGGCGGCCAGCACTGGCCGGGCAGCGCGGAGCAACTGGACGAGCCCCGGCACGGGACTCAGCCGCCCAGCGTGCCAGAGGTgggctctgtgctgcagctgcccccAGCTACAGTGCCGGAGATGGGATTTTCCAGCGTAATTGGtaataaaccattttttttccctcccgtGCAAATTCTAATGTCCCAAAGCTGAGGGACTCTGCGTGAGCAGGGTTTAAAGTGGTTGGGATGCAGGAAAGGCAGACATCGGCGTGCCCTAGCACCCTGTGCTATCATGCTGGACCCCATGGTGGCTCGATGGGGATGGGGAGACCACAGCCACGACGGTGACATCCCAGCATGAGATGCTTCTGCCACCTTCGGGGCTGCAGGACTTGCATTTGGCCCTTTTATACCCCGCTCTCCTAAGCCCTGAGCTATTGCACCCTCTGCCTTCAGGCATGGCCACGGAGGTGGGGGGCATCCTGGGGGGctggtgggctgggggtgcttCGGCAcggccccctcctgcccccccaccccaccccgccaCCCTGCCAGCGATGACAAACCcaacaaaaggaagagaaaagcacttGTCATCCAGAATGCGGAGCGCggaagcaaatttatttttagataaatCTAAAGCTTAATTTGTGAAGCTAATATCAATCAAAATGAgagatggggttttttaagtctttttgcAGCCATGCAATTTATACTGCCTGTCTCTTCTCCTCACTCTCAAGCAGCAAAGGTGGCCGCTAAGTTTAATATCAGCCTCATGCACACCTGCcttagaaattattattattattattttaataggaaGATATTTGCAGACCAGAAATGGGATCGTTTCCCCCCGCTGCGTTCCTGCAGCACTCATGGGGTGCTGCGCCCTGCAGGGGTGTGGGAGGGCTATGGGGTGTGGTGGCTTTGCCCTGAGTGCTGGGATGCACCTCGGGGGTCCTTGCCCCATCTCCAGCTGGTGTCCACACGCATGTCGGGTCCCCAGGGACTCACCTGTGCCCACGGGAGCCGGCATTGTGGCAGCCCTGGATGGAGGCAGGTGCCCACCAAGGAGGGACCCATTTATTCTGGATTATGCATTTGAAGTCCTCCCGTGCACAGTGAAATCCTCCTCCAAGAGAGAGCTATCTGAGGGGAGAATTAACCTgctaaataataaaaaccccGCGCACCTCCTAATGAAATGTAATGACTTTGAGACCGGCAAGATGGATCGCGCCGTCGCTCCCAGCCGTTCGCCCTGATTTATGGCAATGTGGGAAATATGATGGAGGCAGCGCTAAtgaatcccccccccccccaaggagCACTGGTAACGGAGCAAAGTTTCTCCTGGGGCCCCCAGCGAGGCTCCTTGCACCAGGCAGCCCTGGCCTCGGTAGGGTCCCCCCACTTTGGTAGCCCCGAATGCAGGGGGGAGCCCCACAGAGGGGCCGCAGCTGGCACCGCCACTCTGTGCCCAGCACAGAGGGACCCACCAGCACTGCCGTGCTTCAGCCTCACGTTTCTTTTGATGTGGCATATTTTAATGACAAAGATCTAAGCAAATATCTTCCTCCAGCCGATCTAATTTTAACGCATAGACAGGCAATGGcatcccacccccaccccccccagtaACATTAACCTCCgtgaaaatttccttttgtccCAATTTCTCTTTGTTCCCTGGATGGGCTGTCATGCCGCTCACTGCTGGTGACAGAGCGGTCCTCTCCTGGCATGCCATAAATATCGGCAGAACCACACGCACCATGGTTATGGCAAGAGAGCGAATGAGACAAATGGAGCCACGCTCCCGGGGTGCAGCTGTGGCCGCGGGGCAGCTCCGGGCATGTGGCTGCACGGctgtgtccccgtccccatccctgtccccccatcCCTGTTCTCATCCCTGGCAGACCTGGGCGGGGGAGcagcaaaaaggcaaaaaatcaTAATAATAAAGCTTTGCCCCTGACAAACCAGCCCTCTGCCCCCAGTTCACGTCCACGGCCATGGTGTGTTTTGGGTGTCCCCCCACCACGCGCAGGTCAGGCTGGTGGGTTGTGGTCTCTCCACACTGCCGGGTGCGTGGGCACCACTACACCTGCAACCTGCCGTGGGTTTCTGCCGGGACcggtcccgcagccagcgcTGGCCGTGGGCAAGGGTGGGCAGGAACCGGTTGAAAAATGATCTGAATTCTGCAGGTGGAtaagtggaaaataaagcaatcGCTGCCCATGCCCTCGCAGCCATGCCGGGGGTCGCAGGCAGCTGTGGGCAGGGGTGCGAGCGGGCAGCCGAGCCCCCCACCGccctcagccccctccccggccagGATAACGGCACGCCATATGTCACCGCCGCGGGACGCGGGGGCCGGGGAGACGTGCCCTCCGCCCAGTGCTATTTGGGATTTAATACTATTATCCTAATGCAACCGGCTCTTTGTTCGGGCCGGGAAGCTGCTGCCggggcagagcaggggggtGGTCAGGGTTAGGGGAGATcagccccctcccagccagAGCGGGGCTGCCGGAGacccccccatcctgccccgGCACCAGGAACTCTCCTGCTGGGGGGGAAATCGGTGGCAAACTCGCAGGAGATGATGGATGGCAGGGGAGATGCCGGCACCGCATCGGTGCCAGCTGCAGGtcctgggatggggatggggtacccgacccccagcacccatcacCGGGCCCTCGGGGCTGCGAGAGGCGAGCATCCCGCGGGTGCACACAGGGCCGCAGCCCTAATCCCTGGGGATTTGGCCCACGTGCACCCACCTCGCCCGGCCACCCTTTGGTGGTGCCACGCGGGATTAATGGCTCAGCGTCGTTAGCAGGTTATTTATAGGTGCTCCTCCGTGCCCTAAAAATCtgtgggaggaaggcagggagcgaggggctggggggggtcccagctggggtggaggggagcccaggggtggccacagcaaagcaaagagaCTCCAGAGCACATGTCCAGCGATATCCTGGTTTTACTTTGGGAAAAACACCATCCGGACACACGGCTTGcgggttttgtgtttttttggttttttttttttttttcatttgttttctctcatttttaaaacaatatagtGCAGCCAGCACTTCTCACAGTAGAATATAATGGTCAAttttagtataaaaaaaaaacattctcagAGATTTGTAAATGCACTTAGTGCTTGAACAGGCCTTTCAGGGATACAGTACCTCTTTTCCGAGCACAATCACCTTGGGTTTCATcagggtatttttctttttttttcctttaaacatcAAAACACTTTGTATTTTGTGGTGCGGagccttttttaaatgaataaatctATTAAACACAGAATTACACATAGTGAATAACGGACCGTAATGAGCATTTtggaactgtttttttttttaaaaaaaaaaaaggagaaaaaaggagggaTGTCAGCGCCCCGGGAACCATGGTCGCCTCTAACCCAGAACCAAGGTAGAACTGACaataaggggagaaaaagaaaaacaaaaacaaaaaaaaccagcctggAAATGTGAGACCCGGGCAGGTTCCCGGGGGTGCCACGGGAAGGGAGAGGGGCCGGGGGTCCTGCTGGGCGCCTGGCATGGGGCCACCAAACCTCCCGGTTGAGTGGGAATAGGAGCCGGTGGCCAACGCGGGACCAGGcgagaagaggaggaggaggaggaagaggggcgGGAGGAGACTCTGTAGCAGCCAACACGTAGATGTACAGCCTagtcaactaaaaaaaaaaaaaaaaaattaaaaaaaaaaaatctgttcaagttttcaagtgtttttcttaaatagcCTCCAGACTGTCCCCAATTATTAGCTTTAATCAAAGCAGTGCAAGTTACGGACTTCAGCTACAGGTCAGGCGCGAGCTCCCTGTGGCCACCGCGCACCGGCTGGCTGCCGGGCTGGCACCGGCTGCCAGCGAGCCTCTCGGCCGGCCGCGGCACAGGGCTCTGCCCCGCACGGATCCGGCCGGGCGCCCGGAGCGGAGCCTCCTCTCCCTGGATAGCAGCAACTCGTAGCGATTCCCTGTTCACATTCGTGGAGATAAAATGATTTCTGAGCTATATAGACAAGCGGTCCTTCGTCCTCGGCTTCCGGCGGGTTGCGGGTGTATCCAGTCTGGGGACCCCAGTGAAACGCCAGTGTCCCGGGAGCCCTTTTGGCAGCAGACCCCAtgtccccctccccgtccccccgcccTCCTCGCTGCCACGGTCCGGTACCCGCACGGTGCCGGAGGGGAGCACGGCTCGCGCCAAAGTCCTCGCCCCTGGGTTTGGGAAAAGCAGCATCGGTTCCTTATCTGTAGACGGGCAGGCGGATGTGGGCGTGCTGGTGGTCCAAGAGCCTTGGCACAGACACGGTCTCGTAGCCCTTGCCCAGCATCTGCTCCTTGATGCAGGGCGGGTGGATGTCGTTGATGAGATACTCCAGGGActggaggctgctgctgaggatgGAGGTATTGCAGAGCGTCTTGCTGGGCAGCCCCTCGGCGGGGGGCACCCCCAGCTCGCGGGGCCCGGCCCCCAGCTCCGGCGGGTTGTAACAGTCGCTGTTGGGGGTCACCAAGATGCTGTTCCAGGGAGGGGCGAAGTACTGCCCCACCGAGAAGTTGCCGTGCATGCAGTTCAAGGGGGACGAGCTCACCTTCTCGGCTGCGCCGCCCAGGGCGTAGGGGCGCGACGCCCCCGCGCACGTCTCGGGGGACTTGCTGAgggcccccccgccgccgctgcccccgcTGTACATTcgcaggtgctgctgctgctgcttctgctgccagaCCAGGTAGTCCATGCCCTCGGGGTAGACGCCCGCCTTGGGTCCCAGGGCCGCGGCCGGGTTGGAGCCCAGCGCCAGCTCGGTGCCCTTGCGGCACTCCGGCAGGACGGCGCCGGCGTACGCGGCGGCGCCGGGGAAGGCGCCGTGCTTGGCCGGGCTGGGGTTGGCGGCCACCACGGCCGGGCAGCCCGGCTGGGCGCCCTGCGCCTGACACTGCTGATTGATCTGGTAGATGATGCTCTGGATGGAGGGCAGGTTGGACGGCGGCAGGGCCAGGCTCCTGCCCGCCAGCGGCAGCACGGAGGCCGCCACCGTCACGTTGGGGGGCACGGGAccctccagctgcttctggctGCCGTGGTAGCTCAGCTGCCCGGCGCAGGAGGGACCTTGAGCTAAAGTGCTTGACACGGGGTAGGGAGCGACGCCGACCTGGGCGGGCGAAAGCTTAGTCCGCTTCCCCTCCGAGTTCTTCACCACGCTTTTACCGGAGGCTTTGACGATGGCCAGGAGACCCTGGTAGCCGCCGGCGTGCAGGGGGTAGGGGCTGTAGCGCTGCCCCGTCGTGTCGTAGCCATTGACCGTCCGGTTAAGGTGCTTGTGCTGGGGGACCCTGATGTTGGTGGGGAAGATCTTGATGGTCAGCGGGCTGTTGGCCACCTTCTGTGCGTAGGCGTCCAGCTCGGCAGGGCTGGGGTAGCGCGGGGAATGCATGGGTGCCACCGTCTCACCTACGGGAGCAAAGCGTAGGGTGAATCcggtgctgctgggaggagggggaCCCGGCGCCCCGGCACCCAGCgcctcccccccggccccggctcccaCCCGCTGCTGGCAGAAACCAGGTCATGGCACCAACCTGCCCCCTCCCGCTGACGGAGTCACTTGTAAGTGGCCTAAAATAAACTCAGTGTGGAGAATGGAAATGTCACTTTACCCAACGGGGGAATCTTTCTCCGAGATTGGATTTAAACTACATTATACAAGCAATTTCATGGGTGCTTTGCGCTGCTACGAGAACCTCaccaaaaatggaaaagcattgCATTTACCAGCCATAAATCAGCAGTTCCTATAATGAGCacaaaaatgtcacttttaTGCAATTTTACAGATGAACAAAACTGGTGAAATTAACTGTGGTAACCTACTGGAGTCAGCAAAagccactgcagaaaaaaaattatatatgtatatatttttgttcctttcaaaCTCTTTCCCAGGCAAGTTTCTGCCATTCTGGTGTGAAAACTCATTTGTCGTACCCATTATACTTTCATTTGGAGTTTATCTTGAGTATCCAATGAGCCACCAACTGTGAAAATGATTAAATCTACAAAATCTATCTAATAGATGGAATAAATTAGGTGTTTAAAatctccacacacacacacacacacacagaggcacatGCATATACACGCCAGCACATTGGGGACGATGTTTGCTCCTGAGCTGGTCCCAAAACCCCCGGCCCTGCCAGGGGATGGACACCTGCAGCACTCTGGGAACACCAGCCCTAGCATCTGCCTGGAGACAGGTTTTGTAAGGGAGAGATGGTCAAATCGGGGGGCTTTGGGGCTGGCAACCCCCAACGAggagccccagccctcccaggGCAATTTTGGAGGCTCCCAGGCagtgcagccccacagcaccctggggaaggggactgCAGGCACGCGGCATCCCCGCAGGGACGCTGGGGACCACTTTGCTCCAGATGCCACCAGGACCAGCAATTCCTGATGCCACCGTGGGCTGGGTGGCAAAGTCACTGCGAAAGAGCCGTGCCATTGGATGCGTTCAGCACACCTAACAAAGTTGTTAAAATGCTCTGCAACCCCTGGCTCAATCCTGCTCGGAGAGATGCTCCGGCGCAGTGCCCGCGCCTGCCTGCACGCACAGGCGTGCCTGGAGGAACCAGGCACAACATTGAAACCAGGATTCAGGGGGAGGTTGGGGCACTGGCAGCTGCAGGACTCCATGTCACTCCCCGGGCAGCAGCGTGATGTTCAGGGACACACAGGAGCGAGGCCGTGGCCGCTCTCCGTCCTCTCCATCCAAGCGGTGCAGCAGTAATTTAACAGGCAGAACGGCAGAGCGTTCACCAGCCATTCCTCCCATTAAGCTAATGTTATGAGCTTTTTACAGGTGTCTTAAATAGACATTGTTATTAACGAGTATATTAAGCCAATTAAAACCAGGGCCTTTGAGTAGGATTTAGTGTAGCTGCCAGGAGACAGGAGGCATGGCATCATCAGCTCCCTATGGTGGGACACGTGCAGGCACGTGACATCCCAGGATATGCTGCCAGCCTCGCC
This genomic interval from Buteo buteo chromosome 11, bButBut1.hap1.1, whole genome shotgun sequence contains the following:
- the FAM222A gene encoding protein FAM222A, whose amino-acid sequence is MLACLQRTQNPPAQHLACPNKALEPRKCETVAPMHSPRYPSPAELDAYAQKVANSPLTIKIFPTNIRVPQHKHLNRTVNGYDTTGQRYSPYPLHAGGYQGLLAIVKASGKSVVKNSEGKRTKLSPAQVGVAPYPVSSTLAQGPSCAGQLSYHGSQKQLEGPVPPNVTVAASVLPLAGRSLALPPSNLPSIQSIIYQINQQCQAQGAQPGCPAVVAANPSPAKHGAFPGAAAYAGAVLPECRKGTELALGSNPAAALGPKAGVYPEGMDYLVWQQKQQQQHLRMYSGGSGGGGALSKSPETCAGASRPYALGGAAEKVSSSPLNCMHGNFSVGQYFAPPWNSILVTPNSDCYNPPELGAGPRELGVPPAEGLPSKTLCNTSILSSSLQSLEYLINDIHPPCIKEQMLGKGYETVSVPRLLDHQHAHIRLPVYR